One genomic segment of Flagellimonas marinaquae includes these proteins:
- a CDS encoding RagB/SusD family nutrient uptake outer membrane protein — translation MKNFIKQTNRYFSLSLCVGILLASCTDLEVEPTDSLLDDGFTGIQTAEAASSQITAMYNDAYGYFGTQANLYALNEVTTDALLVPTRGSDWGDNGIWRQMHQHSWTPEHSYILGVWNEWNGLQLQASEVLDSRSASSTESIGHASFLRALSMFIILDNFGQVPYRDTEAADPLADPDVFTGEDAITFILSDLDTAISNLPASSAGDDNFRATKSAARFLKAKVLLNRHIYNGSGSAASADMTEVISLVDAIESDGYELASDYFDIFVPGGDTETIWYAQTSAGTRIFNTLHYNSTELGGGGWNGFSTLAEFYDLFEGDADNNRGNNNGTLLDGQEERRGFVPVEGGITFDGTYGKDENDDGIVDGSNVGFGFLVGQQYGPNGAALEDRGGEPLSFTREFVSAVNGQPSLVDNNEVTGIRVIKYNPRDGEFANHIIFFRYSDAYLMKAEAMLRSGGDPTSMVNELRTVRGAAPLGSVTEQDLLDERARELYTEGWRRNDLIRFGQYTKDWEFKEAGAVGDTNRQLFPIPSAQLILNPNLVQNPGY, via the coding sequence ATGAAAAATTTTATTAAACAAACAAACAGATATTTCTCGCTCAGCTTGTGCGTAGGTATTCTGCTAGCTTCCTGTACGGATTTGGAGGTAGAGCCAACGGACTCGCTACTAGACGATGGGTTTACAGGCATACAAACCGCTGAAGCGGCTTCAAGTCAAATTACCGCAATGTACAACGATGCATACGGGTATTTTGGCACACAAGCCAACTTATATGCATTGAACGAAGTTACCACAGATGCCCTTTTGGTACCCACTAGAGGTTCCGACTGGGGGGATAATGGTATATGGAGACAAATGCACCAGCATTCTTGGACTCCGGAACACTCCTATATTTTAGGCGTATGGAACGAATGGAACGGTCTTCAATTACAGGCAAGTGAAGTATTGGATTCAAGATCTGCCTCATCTACCGAATCCATCGGACACGCTTCTTTCCTAAGAGCATTGTCCATGTTCATAATTTTGGACAATTTCGGACAAGTACCTTATAGAGACACAGAAGCTGCTGATCCATTGGCCGATCCGGACGTATTTACCGGGGAAGATGCCATCACATTTATTTTGAGCGATCTGGACACTGCAATTTCTAACCTTCCAGCTTCCTCTGCAGGCGACGATAATTTCAGGGCAACCAAATCAGCTGCTAGATTCCTTAAAGCCAAAGTTCTTTTGAACAGACACATTTACAATGGTTCCGGTTCAGCTGCTTCGGCAGACATGACCGAAGTTATTTCATTGGTGGATGCTATCGAGTCGGATGGATATGAATTGGCTTCTGACTACTTTGATATTTTCGTTCCCGGTGGAGATACCGAAACTATCTGGTACGCACAAACATCTGCAGGCACTAGAATTTTCAACACATTGCACTACAACTCAACCGAGTTAGGTGGTGGTGGTTGGAACGGCTTTAGTACACTCGCCGAATTTTACGATTTATTCGAGGGTGATGCCGACAACAACAGAGGTAATAATAATGGCACTTTACTCGACGGTCAAGAAGAGCGTAGAGGTTTTGTTCCGGTAGAAGGAGGAATTACTTTCGACGGGACTTACGGTAAAGACGAAAATGACGACGGTATTGTTGATGGGTCCAATGTAGGTTTTGGTTTCCTAGTGGGCCAACAGTACGGACCAAATGGTGCCGCTCTAGAGGACAGAGGTGGTGAGCCACTTTCTTTCACAAGAGAGTTTGTTAGTGCAGTTAATGGACAACCAAGTCTAGTGGACAACAACGAGGTAACCGGTATCCGTGTGATCAAATACAACCCGAGAGATGGAGAATTTGCCAACCACATAATCTTCTTTAGATATTCCGATGCCTATTTGATGAAGGCTGAGGCCATGTTAAGAAGCGGTGGAGACCCAACTTCTATGGTGAATGAACTAAGAACAGTTAGAGGTGCCGCTCCACTTGGTTCGGTTACAGAACAAGACCTTTTGGACGAAAGAGCACGTGAACTGTACACCGAAGGATGGAGAAGAAACGATTTAATTCGTTTTGGACAATACACTAAGGACTGGGAATTTAAAGAAGCTGGAGCAGTGGGAGACACTAACCGTCAGTTGTTCCCAATTCCGTCAGCACAACTTATTCTAAACCCAAATTTGGTTCAGAATCCAGGGTACTAA
- a CDS encoding SusC/RagA family TonB-linked outer membrane protein: protein MKITLLKSFLLLGAFLCFGLAKAQTVSGTVSDANGPLPGASVLVKGTTNGTQTDFDGNFTLNNVEDTATLVFSYIGYKTAEIAVNGQSTINVTLEEDAQALDEVVIIGYGQTTVKDATGSVAAVTSEDFNGGVIASPEQLIQGKTAGVQITQASGEPGAGMNLRIRGSNSIRSNNNPLFVVDGVPLSGESTTPSGGDVINGSNATRNPLNFINPNDIESMSILKDASATAIYGSRGANGVVIITTKSGKSGQGGVFEFSSNLSISTPANSYDLFDRDEFLSKTASVRSQAIADANDFGYNTNWQDYITRSVASQNQNLSYSRNYGSGNIRGTFSYGKQFGVIEKSAQERITGRINASHRFLDDKLRLTLQASISRVNDDAPPVSGTSGASGNLIGAAYSANPTWPANPNFFLEGNQLNPANYLANFQSVTHTDRALVNFSAEYDFTPELTGKVSVGYDDSDAESISSISGDANNFNRVTGNGQTAYNTLNATSKLLEATLNYKKTFDNSSLDVIVGYSFQDFQREGFNSQGWQAPTSDLNEMGELLIEDVNNIRSSINGPYQQAGYAPNGNFVNSINPFEDTASLGISSGGYTSVWVDTFDNTDELQSFFARANYTLNDKFLFTATVRADGSSRFSEDNRYGYFPSGAFAWKINEEDFIGDNISTLKLRIGAGVTGNQEGLGYANFLRRVRFSEPSISDSGEILRPGAQTVAVQNPDLKWESTLDMNIGLDFGFNLDRFSGSIDFYRKETNDLLFRQGAAAPAADPFVFKNLEDGTIINQGVEVALNYDFVQTEDITFSSSFNIAYNKNEVEGLNGVTANFGALNGPGLTDAFAQRLGEGRSLFSYYMAEYSEDSNGNPNFNPDEKDFVGEDGLPDVNAGLSLNLRVKNWDASAYFTGQFGFSVYNNTANAFLNRPTFETTRNVDQRGLDTNISQEVSTLYLEDGDFVRLQNASVGYNVPLSGQGAIKSLRLSLTGQNLFLITDYSGLDPEVSSSTGDLGTGIPSASIDYTAFPRPRTVTLGINAKF, encoded by the coding sequence ATGAAGATTACGCTACTAAAAAGCTTTTTGCTGCTTGGGGCATTTTTATGCTTCGGTTTGGCAAAGGCTCAGACAGTATCAGGTACCGTTTCGGATGCGAACGGGCCGTTACCAGGGGCGAGCGTATTGGTAAAAGGTACTACCAATGGTACGCAGACCGATTTTGACGGTAACTTCACCCTAAACAACGTAGAGGATACCGCCACTTTGGTTTTCAGCTACATTGGTTACAAGACCGCAGAAATTGCGGTGAATGGACAATCTACCATTAATGTAACCTTGGAAGAAGACGCACAAGCGTTGGACGAGGTTGTAATCATTGGCTATGGACAAACAACGGTAAAAGATGCGACCGGTTCAGTTGCCGCCGTAACCTCTGAGGATTTTAACGGTGGTGTTATTGCATCCCCGGAACAGTTGATCCAGGGTAAAACCGCCGGTGTACAGATTACACAGGCCAGTGGTGAGCCCGGCGCCGGAATGAACCTAAGAATTAGGGGTTCCAACTCCATTCGTTCCAACAACAATCCACTCTTTGTTGTGGATGGCGTGCCATTATCAGGTGAATCCACTACTCCTTCAGGTGGTGATGTGATCAACGGTAGTAATGCAACAAGAAACCCATTGAACTTTATTAACCCCAACGACATCGAAAGTATGTCCATACTTAAAGATGCTTCTGCAACGGCCATTTATGGATCCAGGGGAGCGAACGGGGTAGTTATCATTACCACCAAAAGTGGTAAATCTGGACAAGGCGGTGTTTTTGAATTTAGCTCCAATTTAAGTATTTCCACGCCAGCCAACAGCTATGATCTTTTTGATAGGGATGAATTTTTATCAAAGACCGCTTCAGTAAGAAGTCAAGCAATTGCTGATGCAAATGATTTTGGATACAATACCAATTGGCAAGATTATATTACCAGATCTGTTGCTTCCCAAAACCAAAACCTTTCATATTCCAGAAATTATGGAAGTGGTAACATTAGGGGTACGTTCTCTTACGGAAAACAATTTGGTGTAATAGAAAAATCAGCACAAGAACGTATTACGGGTAGAATCAATGCAAGTCACCGTTTTCTTGATGACAAATTAAGACTTACATTACAAGCATCCATTTCGCGTGTAAACGATGATGCACCACCAGTTAGTGGTACTTCTGGAGCAAGTGGTAACTTGATCGGTGCAGCATACTCTGCGAACCCAACTTGGCCAGCTAATCCAAATTTCTTTTTGGAAGGAAATCAATTGAATCCAGCAAACTATCTTGCCAACTTCCAGTCGGTTACGCATACAGACAGAGCGCTGGTCAACTTTTCAGCTGAGTACGATTTTACTCCGGAATTGACCGGTAAGGTAAGCGTTGGTTATGATGATTCGGATGCGGAGTCTATTTCTTCTATTTCCGGGGACGCAAACAACTTTAACCGGGTTACAGGTAATGGACAAACTGCATACAACACGTTGAATGCGACCAGTAAACTTTTAGAAGCGACGCTGAATTATAAAAAGACTTTTGATAATTCATCATTGGATGTAATTGTAGGTTACTCTTTCCAAGATTTCCAAAGAGAAGGTTTTAACTCACAGGGATGGCAAGCTCCAACTTCCGACTTGAATGAAATGGGAGAGTTGCTGATTGAAGACGTGAACAACATAAGATCAAGCATCAACGGGCCATACCAGCAAGCTGGATACGCCCCAAATGGAAATTTTGTAAACAGCATTAATCCTTTCGAGGATACTGCATCATTGGGAATTTCTTCCGGCGGATACACCTCGGTTTGGGTCGATACCTTTGATAATACTGATGAACTTCAATCTTTCTTTGCAAGAGCAAACTACACTTTGAACGATAAATTTTTGTTCACAGCAACAGTAAGAGCAGACGGTTCCTCAAGGTTTAGTGAAGATAACAGGTACGGATACTTCCCTTCCGGTGCTTTTGCTTGGAAAATTAATGAAGAAGATTTTATAGGTGACAATATCTCAACACTTAAATTAAGAATTGGAGCTGGTGTTACCGGTAACCAGGAAGGATTGGGATATGCGAACTTCCTAAGAAGAGTTCGTTTCTCCGAACCGAGTATTAGTGATAGTGGTGAAATCTTAAGACCAGGTGCACAAACCGTAGCCGTTCAAAACCCAGATTTAAAATGGGAGTCCACCTTGGATATGAACATTGGTCTTGATTTTGGATTCAACCTAGATCGTTTCAGTGGATCCATTGATTTTTATCGAAAAGAAACCAATGATCTCTTGTTTAGACAGGGTGCCGCTGCTCCTGCTGCAGACCCATTTGTTTTCAAAAATTTGGAAGATGGCACAATTATCAACCAAGGGGTTGAAGTCGCCTTGAACTATGATTTTGTGCAAACAGAGGATATTACATTCTCCTCTTCCTTTAACATAGCTTACAACAAAAACGAGGTTGAAGGGTTAAATGGTGTTACCGCCAACTTTGGAGCATTGAACGGGCCTGGACTAACAGACGCTTTTGCCCAAAGATTAGGAGAAGGTAGGTCACTTTTCTCTTATTATATGGCTGAGTACTCGGAAGACAGCAATGGCAATCCAAACTTTAACCCAGACGAGAAAGATTTTGTAGGAGAAGATGGCCTTCCAGATGTGAACGCAGGTCTTTCCTTAAATCTAAGGGTTAAGAATTGGGATGCATCCGCTTACTTTACTGGTCAGTTCGGTTTCTCCGTATACAACAACACGGCTAACGCCTTTTTGAACAGACCAACTTTTGAAACAACAAGAAATGTTGATCAAAGAGGATTGGACACTAACATTAGCCAAGAAGTTTCTACATTATATTTAGAGGATGGCGATTTTGTTAGATTGCAGAACGCAAGTGTCGGTTACAATGTTCCGCTTAGCGGACAAGGAGCCATTAAAAGTTTGAGACTTTCACTTACAGGACAAAACTTGTTCTTGATTACAGACTATAGCGGTCTAGACCCAGAGGTATCATCCTCTACAGGTGACCTTGGAACAGGTATCCCGAGTGCCAGTATAGATTACACTGCATTCCCAAGACCAAGAACTGTAACATTGGGTATCAACGCTAAATTTTAA
- a CDS encoding VCBS repeat-containing protein, with protein sequence MKGPFYIIIGVVLTVLSCGRDKDNTLFLLKKSSHTGIKFTNTLTQTPDLNILNYLYFYNGAGVAAGDFNGDGLVDLYFTSNQGKDKLYLNKGNLAFKDVTQESNLGNETGWTTGVTHADINNDGLLDLYICKVGDHGIIRGQNLLFINQGNNENGIPTFKERSKEYGLDFIGYSTQAVFFDYDLDGDLDMYLMNHSVNPNRSYGKGNKRKIVDSMSGDVLFRNDDGKFVNVSKEAGIFQGTIGYGLGLAVSDINNDGFPDIYIGNDFFENDYLYINQKNGTFKEIISADNTKLGHTTHFSMGNDIADVNNDGLADILSLDMLPEDLETYKTSGLEHPYPVYQQYLKNGFAPQFMQNTLHLNLDGENFGEIANLSGIDATEWSWGALFADYDNDGHKDLFISNGIQGVTNDMDYINYISNKEIQQNIEKGLSDKDMKLIDRLPKKKVQNYFFKNGGSANFKNVTELWSPASPSYSNGCVYADLDNDGDLEIIVNNVNQEAFVMENTLKNGNYLKIKFKGSNKNTFGIGAKVILHNKNRISVQENIATRGFMSAKDNSLNFGIGNDTIIDSIQIVWPKGKFQTLHKVDANQVLKVSYANASGNYYKNTETKGTSDYTSSPTQLNFKHKEYPSLDFDRNPLTPFAYSNEGPSTAVADINNDGLEDLFICGGKKQASKLYLQNQTGAFQEYQPELFESDAINEDTDQVFADIDADGDLDLIVVSGGNEFTNGKPLQPRLYRNIKGQFSKEDNTFNEIEINASKIDAVDFDNDGDLDLFIASNAVPTKFGAKSNQFLLENDGKGNFRNITPEFAPNLSSLGNIKDFVWKDIDKNGFPDLIVAGHWIPISIYLNNGKQLLPQVNNGLAHTNGWWNCIELGDMDNDGDLDILAGNWGLNTKFSASVSKPITLYINDFDNNGSIETVVTHYHGDRETAFASKDELSKQMPFLNKKFLFYKDFAKASLEELFGEEKLQQATKRQVYMLGTSYFENDGNNSFTLKPLPRLVQSSSVNDIHLAKNNKEKINEILMVGNNFEISTQLGRLDASHGFLLTNNEQGNITWKQSLGISGAARKIKRINRNGNTGFIITMNNEAPIFLVKNSDR encoded by the coding sequence ATGAAAGGACCATTCTATATCATTATAGGCGTTGTACTTACCGTGTTAAGTTGTGGTAGAGATAAGGACAACACTCTTTTTTTACTAAAAAAATCGAGCCATACAGGAATAAAGTTCACCAATACCCTTACACAGACACCGGACCTCAACATATTGAACTACCTTTATTTTTACAATGGCGCAGGTGTAGCTGCCGGCGATTTTAACGGAGACGGTCTGGTCGATCTTTACTTCACCTCTAATCAAGGCAAGGACAAATTATACTTAAACAAAGGCAACCTTGCTTTTAAAGATGTCACCCAAGAATCCAATCTCGGCAATGAGACCGGATGGACCACAGGGGTAACCCATGCCGACATCAACAACGATGGCCTTTTGGACCTTTACATTTGCAAGGTGGGCGATCACGGGATCATCCGAGGTCAAAACTTACTCTTCATAAATCAAGGAAATAACGAAAATGGCATTCCAACCTTTAAAGAAAGATCCAAGGAATATGGCCTGGATTTTATAGGGTATTCCACCCAAGCTGTATTTTTCGATTATGATCTAGATGGTGATCTGGACATGTACTTAATGAATCATTCCGTAAACCCCAATCGATCCTACGGCAAAGGCAATAAACGTAAAATTGTGGATTCCATGTCCGGGGATGTCCTGTTTAGAAATGATGATGGCAAATTTGTGAACGTATCAAAAGAAGCGGGGATTTTTCAAGGCACCATAGGTTACGGCCTGGGACTTGCAGTAAGCGATATCAACAATGATGGTTTTCCGGATATTTATATCGGCAACGATTTTTTTGAGAACGATTATCTCTACATCAATCAAAAAAACGGCACGTTTAAAGAAATTATTTCTGCAGACAATACAAAATTGGGGCATACCACCCACTTTTCCATGGGAAATGACATTGCCGATGTGAACAACGATGGACTTGCCGATATCCTTTCCTTGGACATGTTGCCCGAGGACTTGGAAACCTATAAAACATCCGGACTGGAACACCCCTACCCAGTTTATCAACAATATTTAAAAAATGGATTTGCACCACAGTTTATGCAGAATACACTTCATTTAAATCTGGATGGTGAAAATTTCGGGGAAATAGCCAATTTAAGTGGCATAGATGCCACAGAATGGTCTTGGGGAGCCCTATTTGCGGATTATGATAACGACGGACATAAAGACCTTTTCATATCCAACGGCATACAGGGCGTAACCAACGATATGGATTATATAAATTACATATCCAATAAAGAGATCCAACAGAATATAGAAAAAGGCCTGTCCGACAAGGACATGAAACTTATAGACCGTTTGCCCAAAAAGAAGGTTCAAAACTATTTTTTTAAAAATGGAGGAAGCGCCAATTTTAAAAATGTAACCGAACTTTGGAGTCCTGCCTCACCCTCTTACAGTAACGGATGTGTGTATGCAGATTTGGATAACGATGGTGACTTGGAAATTATCGTAAACAACGTTAACCAAGAAGCCTTTGTGATGGAAAACACCCTGAAAAACGGGAACTATCTTAAAATCAAATTTAAGGGGAGCAACAAAAATACCTTCGGTATTGGTGCAAAAGTAATTTTGCACAACAAAAATAGGATATCCGTTCAAGAAAATATTGCCACTCGCGGGTTTATGTCCGCAAAGGACAATAGCCTAAATTTTGGTATCGGAAACGATACAATAATCGATTCCATTCAAATTGTATGGCCCAAAGGCAAGTTCCAAACATTGCACAAAGTCGATGCCAACCAAGTGCTGAAGGTTTCGTATGCCAATGCATCAGGCAACTATTATAAAAATACAGAAACCAAGGGCACATCGGATTACACGTCCTCTCCCACTCAACTAAACTTTAAGCACAAAGAGTACCCTAGTCTGGATTTTGACCGGAACCCGCTCACACCCTTTGCCTACTCCAACGAAGGTCCGTCCACGGCGGTGGCCGACATAAATAACGATGGTTTGGAAGATCTTTTTATATGTGGGGGAAAAAAACAAGCATCGAAATTATACCTACAGAATCAAACCGGGGCATTCCAAGAATATCAACCAGAACTATTTGAATCGGATGCCATAAACGAGGACACTGACCAGGTATTTGCCGACATTGATGCTGACGGAGACCTAGACCTGATCGTTGTTAGCGGAGGCAACGAATTTACCAATGGCAAGCCACTTCAACCAAGGTTGTACCGGAACATAAAGGGCCAATTCTCCAAAGAGGATAACACATTCAATGAAATTGAAATAAATGCATCTAAAATAGATGCTGTGGACTTTGATAACGATGGGGATCTAGACCTTTTCATCGCCTCAAATGCAGTACCGACAAAATTTGGTGCAAAAAGCAATCAATTTCTTTTGGAAAATGACGGCAAAGGCAATTTTAGGAATATCACCCCCGAGTTTGCACCCAACTTGTCATCTTTGGGCAACATAAAAGATTTTGTCTGGAAGGACATCGACAAAAACGGCTTCCCAGACCTTATTGTGGCAGGCCACTGGATTCCGATAAGCATATACCTGAACAACGGCAAGCAACTTTTGCCCCAAGTAAATAACGGCCTTGCCCATACGAACGGTTGGTGGAACTGCATTGAACTCGGCGATATGGACAATGATGGTGATTTGGACATCCTTGCCGGTAATTGGGGATTGAACACCAAATTTTCGGCATCGGTCAGCAAACCGATCACACTGTACATAAACGATTTTGATAACAACGGCTCCATAGAAACCGTGGTAACACATTACCATGGTGATCGAGAAACAGCTTTTGCATCCAAGGACGAACTCTCCAAACAAATGCCATTTTTAAACAAAAAATTCCTTTTCTATAAAGATTTTGCAAAGGCCTCTTTGGAAGAGCTGTTCGGTGAAGAAAAGTTACAGCAAGCCACAAAAAGACAGGTGTACATGCTGGGTACTTCCTATTTTGAAAATGATGGCAACAACAGCTTTACGTTGAAGCCCCTGCCACGACTGGTCCAATCTTCCTCCGTGAACGATATCCACTTGGCAAAAAACAATAAAGAAAAGATTAATGAAATATTAATGGTCGGCAATAATTTTGAGATAAGCACCCAACTTGGTAGATTGGATGCTTCGCACGGGTTTTTATTGACGAACAATGAGCAGGGCAATATAACCTGGAAGCAAAGTCTGGGCATTTCCGGTGCTGCCAGAAAAATTAAAAGAATTAATAGAAACGGAAACACTGGATTCATCATTACGATGAACAATGAAGCTCCCATTTTTTTGGTCAAAAATAGCGATAGATGA